The stretch of DNA GACTGCGTGAAGCATGCAAGATCGGTGGTTTCACAACCCGATTTCCCGGCTGCTTCACCGCGGATAGTGGCTTCCCAATCGGTGTTCTACAGCCCCTTTTCACCTGAGCGGGACGAAGGCACAGCTTGTGGTTAAGCGATGCCGTACCAAACGACTTCGGGCGTCGATGATGGTGGCTTGGCGTTCGAACTACCGCTATCGAAGCCAGATATCTGAAAAAGGACGTGACTGGGAATTAGCCTTGCAGTTCGAATGCGACTTCGACCTCGGCCTGATACTGCCGGTCGTCGACGCTCGCGAGCTCGACGCCGAGCTCCTTCACCTCGACCCACTTCACGTTGTCCAGCGTGTCCTCCGCACGGT from Halolamina sediminis encodes:
- a CDS encoding dodecin produces the protein MVHKKITLIGSSDESFDAAADDAIDRAEDTLDNVKWVEVKELGVELASVDDRQYQAEVEVAFELQG